GATCTGTATTATTTCTTCAAGCTCTTCTCCGGGAGCATTCTTCTCCTGATCCCAGGCAGTTTTATCCCTGTCGTACCAGAAAACTATTTTTCTTTTCTCATAGTCTTTGAATTCAGAAGGAGAAAATTTTTTGAGTATGCTACCACTGGTTTTTTCTACGTTGACCATGAAAATTCATATCCTGCTATTAAGTATGGTAAGGCTTAATTGAGAGCTAGAGATTTAGATACTTTATCCCTGAAATACTCTTTTATTTTTAAAAGATTTTGCTAACTTTTGGGTTGGTCATTCATACCGCATGTAAAAATTATCCGTCTTGTCATTTCCTATACATCACCCAAATTGGATCCAGGACTTGATAATAAGGACAATTGTCTTTTTTGATATCATGGAATGAGCTCTTCCAGCTCCCATACAAGAAATCCATCATCTTCCAGGTTCTTTCTACCTTTGACCTTTCGAGCCACTATCCCGACTTTCAATTTTTGACCGGATATTCCTTTTACTAATTTTGTTTTATCGAGTGTTAATTCCAGAATCTCTCTAGCTTCGTTTTCAGCCAGTTCTTTATTCTTGACTTCAATTGCCAGGGCTTTTCTCCCCTGGTGATCTACTCCAAGAATGTCAATCTCATCTCCCTTCCGGTTCCACCAGCTCCCAAGCTCTGGATAATCGCTGATCATTTTTTCAACCAGCAGTTCATGAACTATGTCCTCGAATATCTTGCCTGTGTAACTCTGCCATTCCTTCCGGACCTTTTCCAGCATAGGAGAATAATTGCCTGCCATATACCGGCTGTACATAGGATATATGAAGCGACCATAAAACCTGAAAAAATTATCCTTCAGGAAATACCGTCCTCTCTTGCTTTTTTCAGGACTGTCCGTGATAGGTATCCGGTGTTCCACTACTCCCAGCAGATCTGTGAGATCGTAAAAATAAGGTGACAATGAGCTCGAAGAAACATGTGTCATGTCTGAGATCTCGCTCATCGAGCATCTTCCCTGTGATATCGCTGAGATTATTTCATAATATGTGGAGTGCTCCTTCCCAAATTCCTCTATCAGAATTTCCCTCACTTCATTTTTAAGCGGTGCAAACTCGCTGAATATCAGCTTTTCAAGGGCATCATCAAATCCTGTGCACTGATACTTTTCAAACAGGCGATAGTAATACACCGTCCCTCCGAAAAGGAAGTATAGATTCAGTTTTTCTTCCGGATTTTTTATACCCATGCCATCGAGCATCTCAAATGTCTCAAGGACCGTAAAGGGCTTTATGGTCAGAATATTATCGGCACGTTTGAAGAGCGGAGCCTGTTCCTCAATGAAGATTTTTCTTATCATGCCAATAGAAGACCCGGAAACGATAAGAAAGATTCTGCAATTGTCCGGCTTCATGTCCCAGTATCGCTGCAGCTGAGTAATGAAAGATGGGTAGACTTTCTGGAACCTCTGGAATTCATCAATCGCTATTACCAGGTCCCTGTCATAAGAGGTAATGAATTTGAGGAAATTCTCAGGTTCATCGACTTTTATGTAATCCGGCAGGTCCAGTTTCTCCTTTAAAAGCCGGTCGAACTCGTCCATCAGAATGTTAATGCTTTTGTTACTGTCAACGAAAAGATACAGCGCTTTCCTGTTCCGTGTGAACTGCTTGATCAGCTCGGTTTTTCCTACCCTTCTTTTGCCGGTTATGACAAAAAAAGATGGTTTCCCCTGATCGAGCAGTTCCATAAGTTTAAGCTCTTTCTGCCGGTTGTAGAATTGCATAATGATTATTTTTGTAATAATTATATTTATAATCATTCTCCTGGGAATTCTGGACTCGCTAAAGCATGGAGAAATTTATGCAGCACGCTTACAAACTGACCGTATTTGCAAATTTTCTTGCCCGTTCCTGAAATACACGATTAAATTACATTACTAATTAATTATGTTTCATATCAGATACTGATCCACGCGGTGAAAAGTACCCCCTCGACCAGAAACCTTAAACTGGGACATCTTCCAAAGAGAGATTTTTTATAGCACATAGGAAATCTTTAATCATGGAAGAAACGTACAGGTTTTCAGCTGTCGTCCATAATGAAGGTAAATGGTATGTTTCCTGGTGTCCGGAGCTTGACATCGCAAGCCAGGGTGAAACAATTGAAGAAGCCATCGAGAACCTGAAGGAAGCAATTGAACTCTACCTCGAAGACGAGGACGTCAAAATCCCTGCAGCCAGACAGGTTTTTACCACAACGGTAGAGGTCTCTTCCCATGCCAAAACTTCCCACGCCCTCAGCTCTTGAGGTCATCAAGGCTCTCAACAGCCAGGGTTTTCAGGTCATATCTCAGAAGGGCAACCATATCAAAATGAAAAAGAAGGCTCCGGATAAAATTCTCGTTGTTATTGTCCCGGATCATCCCGAAATTCCGTCAGGGACTTTGAAATCTATAATCAGGCAAGCCGGAATGACCGATGACGAGTTCGTCAAGCTTCTGTAATCAAATAAAGGTCAAAATTTTTTAGTTAAGAATTCGATTACCTCTTCCTCGGATTTCCTATATCGAGATTCAGGAGGTTTGGATTTTTCATTCTTTTCAAATAGAGAATGAAGCTTATTAATAGCAACCGGGTCTGATATATGTAAACAGTTTTGTTCCAGATATCTCGACGCCATAATTTTCCCCCTTGTAATTTAATCTTCTCTTTTTTACAACTATATGTGTTCTTAATTGATATATGTTCTTTCACTTATTCATTCCCTATTTAAATATTTTATCATTTGGATTCTCTCTACTCCATCCTCCTGCATTTCGGACTGCAGTTCTATAAACTTATTGTTCTTATAGAATTTCACTACAGAGTCGGCTTCTTTATTTGCTTCAAGCCAGACAATAGTCCCTCCTAACAACCCGATGCAGTCATAAACAATGTTTACGGCTTCATCAAGCAGGTATTTCCCTTTAAAATTATATTTGAACATGTCATTTTTCCCTAACTGGGCAATAAAATAGGACGGAATGCCTTCCTGTTCTCTCAGCAGGTTCATGTCCCTTTTTTGCTTCCTGTTTAATTTGTTCTGGTCCACAGTTAGTATTTTCAAAGCCAGGGCAAAAAACCCAAGAATACAAAAGTTTTCGTCATCACTGTTTTCTCGATCAAGTATAAGGTATGATCTGCATATTGATTTGTCGTCAAATCTTTCCATTTTATGCCGCACAAAATCTTGAATGTCCGGGTCTTTTGAGCAGTAGAAACTGCTTAATGTCCTGTCAACTTTCCCTTTATCAGCCTGTGTAAGCTGCCTGTACGAAACAACAATTGGGTCGAGTTTAAGTTCAAAAGTGTTTAAATAAGTCCGTATCTCAATCAGTTGCTCAAGATCTTCAAGTTTGCTTTCTTCAAGTACCTGTGTATTTAAAAACCTCACTCCCTCAGGATTTATGGAAATTAACCCATCTGACCCATCACGGATAAGTCGTATCATTTTCAGGTACTTGGAAACCCAATAGATTTCGTTTTTGAATTCATTGATTTTGTAATCCGGATCATCCTGTTGAAAAAAACACCCTGCTTTAAAATCATCAACCAGTTTTGCTTCAAGCTCAGAGTACCTGCATCCCTTATACCTATAGATATTCTTGACCATCTGGCTTATGACAGTCTCAAAACATGGAAGTTTCACATGTTGCCCACTCAAGATTATCAGATTCCTGAGAAATGTAGAAAATAATAATCAATACACGCTCCAATCTGTATTAAATTTTGCCAACAATCCTGATTAATTATCTGCGATTTGTTTTAGAACATTCACAAGATGCCAATGAGTTCTACAACCTTGCTGGTTCCCTGGCAAGGTCATGGCGTGTTTATGGTTTTTTTGGTGTGATTATAACGTTTTTGAAACTCACCAGGTGTCCCTGATGTCTGGTTACCAGGAGCAGGGATTCCAGATCCTTTTCTACGAGCTTTCGCTTGCGTTCAAAACAAACTACTGCGGCTTCAAAATCAAGATCCTCAACCTTTCTGTCAGGAAAGAAGTGTTTTAGTGCGGCTTTAGTGCGGCTTATGCGGCTTTAATGCGGAATTAATGCGGAATTAATGCAGAACTATTTTGGCCTTTAAGATGTTTGAAGCACCAGACTTGGAATGCCTGTAAATTCATCACACGCCGTGTGATGAATCTGCAGATTTCCATCGAATACAGGCATGGACATGACTGACATGATTCTCTTATTCTATGCCTTCATGTGCCTCTTTATCTAAAAATGCCTTACCTTTATCTGTCAGGCGGTATTTCTGCTTGCTGCTTTGGGGTTTGTCGGGGATTGTCATTTCAATGAAGCCTGCATCGAGCAGAGGACTTAGTATGCGCTTTCTGAATTTGCTGCGGTCTGTCCTCTCTGTGAGCTCCATCAGATTGACAATAGAGCATTCATTTTTACATTTTTTGAGTACTTCAACTTGGTGCCGGCGAAGTTCCAACATAGTGCCTGTTCTGGCACCAAGTTCACTGACTTGGTGCTCCGGGATATCCAGTATCCCTTTTATTTCTTTAGATTCAGGCAGTACTGCAATAGATTCCGCCAGATAGACAATGAACCTCACCCGCATACCCACTTCAACGATCTCAGGCTCAGGAAGCCCGAGAGCCTCTGCTTCCTTGAACATGCGCCTGACACCGCTGCTCCACTGCTCGATTATTCTGGTGTTAAAGAAGATTTCTGCTACCCTTTAGTTCCTCAGTTTCGAGGCATGTGGCTTTCAAATTCATCACATGGCTTGTGATGAATTCGCCGGTTTCCATCCGATGCATATTTTTTCCAGTATTTTTATCTGGTTTCATTCTTCGCCTCCCTCAGCCTCTTTATCTAAAAATGCCTTCCCTTTAGCTGTCAGGCGGTATTTCTGCTTGCTGCTACGGGGTTTGTCGGGGATTGTCATTTCAATGAAACCAAGCTCAAGAAGCCTTTTGATTTGTTTTTTAAGCTCTCCTGAAATGGTCTTATGGCCTAATCCAGACGCAAGTTCGGCTTTTCCGGCATCATTTTTCATAAGAAGGACCAGCACTTTAGCCGCAAGCAGTGACTCTAGCCGTAACTCGGGCTGTAACTCGGGCCGTAACTCGGGCCGTAACTCGGGCTGTAACTTTCCTTCACCTGTAACTAAGCCTGTGGTTTCAACCGCAATGGATTCCGCCAGATAAACAATGAACCTTACCCGCATACCCACTTCAACGATCTCCGGTTCAGGAAGACCGAGAACCTCTGCTTCTTTGAACATACGGCTAACACCGCTGCCCCATTGCTCAATAAGGTCAAGTTCCCGGAAAACGCGAGCTATAACGCGGTTCCGTAATTTGGAAACCCCCTGAAGCATATCTTCCACCGTTAAACCCGGAAGCAGGATGCCAGGGTTTTCTATTTCAATGCGGTCATCAAAAAAAGAAATCCGGATGGGTGCACCTTTCTGGGAGTAGTCAGCGTGGACAACAGCATTGACCACAGCTTCCCGCAGGATAGTTAAAGGAATACTCCAGACGTCCCTGCGGTGTTGGCAAAAGCTACCAGTGTTTTTAGTATATTTCTAGGAGAGGACAGGTCACGCTTGAACTCCAGCGTTTTGCCTTCGGGCCTGGAGAGCAGTTCAGCAATTGAGTGAGTCATTTCTCCTCCTTCTGGCAAGCACCACTAACCCCTATAAGGATCATGCCGCCTTTTGCGTTAGCAAAAGCCACAGCTGACTCTATGGTTCTGTCATCGAATTTTTCTTTGAATTCAAGGGTTTCGGATTCGCCGGATTTGATAAGGGAATGGAAGTTCATATCTTCCCAACCAACCCCTCAAACTTCTTATAATTCTCCACAACCCCATCATCCAGATCAATCTCGATCATCTGATCTGCTTTATTTTTTAGCAGTTCATCATACTTCACGAGCTCATTAATCTTTTTATTAAGTTTAGCAAGTTCTGACTCGGCTTTTCCACTATTCTTAGAATTTTCAGTAATTTCCTTTTCCAGAAGCGATCTCTGAGCATCAAGCTTTGACTCAAAGTCCAGCAAATAATCTATCCTCATCTTCGCCAGGGTAGTTTTATCGTACCTGTGCATGTAAACGAGCGCATTGAACGCTTTTCCCTTTTCAGAAGAAGTAAAGAGCCAGTAAATTGGCCTTTTCTTATACATCTTCACATGATCGCTGTAGAAGTCTCTCAAGAAATAATTCCGGATAACCTTTTCAGGAGCTTCATTTTTCTTTGAAAGCGCCCCTGCAATGAAGTCCAGGTTTTCAGAAAGCGTATCCGCCCCAAATGTAAGCTTCAAAAATTCCTTGAATCTGCCTACTATGTCATCCATGTAATATTCATCATCAAGAATCGGGATGATATTATCTTCATCCGGCAGGAAAGTAGCTCCGGGTACTTTTTCTTTAAAATCAGCCAGCTTTTCTCCCTGACTTGCAAGGATCAGCCCTTCCTTTTCCGGCGAATATCTTCCAAACATGCACCCGACAGCGTAGGATATAAATTCTTTAACTGTATCGGTCAACAGCAGTGCTTCAAGTTCTTCTTCTGTTTTGTCGTTACCGTAGCGGTAATATGGATTGCAGGTTAGCGTAATTTCAGAAAGAGGTAAATCAGGAGTCATTTCATCCTGCAAACCATAGGCTTCTATGAAAATACGGTTATTCTCTTCCTCCAGCCTCTGTGTTTCAAGAGTTATTTCTTGCCAGTGGGCGCGGAGTTTTGTGTATGTTTCAGCGAGGGTTGGATGGTGGTATTCTGGTTGGAGAATTGGAAGGGTAGTGAAATCCCAGGATGTTTCGTAGGAGTCCCAGTCGAATTTACTAAGAGAAATAAGTGAATCATTAATAGGAATATCCTTAATACATAAAGGAAGTGTTCTTAAATATCCGGAATGGTAGTCTAAAGTTGGTGATATACATTTCAAAAGGTTTCCACATACATTTGAATTTAAAAAAGATATTATTTTTATCAAATGTTCATATTTATTTGTAAATAATGCTTGCCCTTTGTCAGAGAAAATAAATCCCGTTGGAAATAACCTGAGGGATAAGGGGGATGATGATAAGGCAGACCATGTAGCTCCTGCCTTAAAGTAAAACTGTTCACTAGGACAATGATTTCCCATTTGTTTTAATATTTCGTAATTTACTCTAGAAAATCTTATTACATACTCATTATTCCCATACCACTTTCGATATCCTCCTCCTTTGTTGTAAGGAGCATAGTCAAATTCATTAAACCAAAAACTTTCTCTATCTTCACACTCAAATCCTATTTTTGAAAAATTTATTTCATTCCAGAAACGTAAAAAACGATCATTATCCCCTGTAGCAATTCCTTGTCTTAGTTCAGCAAAATCTTCGATGCACTTGTTACCAGTAAATACATTTATAACATTTTCGCTCACCCAATACGCAATTGGACTCCCTGGTATTTTCTGGAAGGCGGCGGCGGAGGCGCAGAAAGGTTCAGATTTTTTTGCTTTCAATTCGGCTTCCTTATCTGCCTCGCAGTTTCCATCAACCAGTCGCAGATAAGATCCTTTGTAATCAGGGTGTTGAGCATTTTCGAGAACAAATGCCGTTGTTGAAACAACTTCACCACCAATGCTGTCAAAAGCCCGTGCTCCAAAATGAGCCATGGATAGGATAGTGTCGTTACTCAGGATGTTTTCGCGAAGTTTTTCAAAAGACGAAAGGAACATCCAGCTCTGCATGGTGATCATGGCAACCATGCCTTTTTTCACTGCAAGGTCAAGATTGCGTTCGATGAACATGGCAAAAGTGTCGGATTTGCTGTCTGGGTAGTTATCCTGAGCAAAAGTTTTCAGCCTATTGTTCATCCCCTTGCCACCCATATATGGCGGATTAGCAACAACCACATGGTATTTCGGACTGAGATAATCCGCCTGCTTCAAAGCTTTCAGGACTTTTTGATGAGTTGAAAGGAGAGAGAGGTTGCCTGAAAGATTTTTTGATTCCAATAAATGCAAAAGGTCTGATATATCTTTTGCAACCGGACGTATCAGAGAACCAAAATTATCGGCTTCTGCGAACTGAAGTAAAGTAGCTCTATGAGCATTGGTGAAAAGCTCACGTCCAACTGTCTCAATGTAATCATTGAGTTCTCCTTGCTCAAAAGCGACATTTTCCAGCATACAGATATTGGGATGAACCTGTTTATTGAAAAAGCGGCGATCTTTTCCCCTTGCCTTCATTGCCAATGCAAACCCGGC
This window of the Methanosarcina mazei S-6 genome carries:
- a CDS encoding ATP-binding protein, which produces MQFYNRQKELKLMELLDQGKPSFFVITGKRRVGKTELIKQFTRNRKALYLFVDSNKSINILMDEFDRLLKEKLDLPDYIKVDEPENFLKFITSYDRDLVIAIDEFQRFQKVYPSFITQLQRYWDMKPDNCRIFLIVSGSSIGMIRKIFIEEQAPLFKRADNILTIKPFTVLETFEMLDGMGIKNPEEKLNLYFLFGGTVYYYRLFEKYQCTGFDDALEKLIFSEFAPLKNEVREILIEEFGKEHSTYYEIISAISQGRCSMSEISDMTHVSSSSLSPYFYDLTDLLGVVEHRIPITDSPEKSKRGRYFLKDNFFRFYGRFIYPMYSRYMAGNYSPMLEKVRKEWQSYTGKIFEDIVHELLVEKMISDYPELGSWWNRKGDEIDILGVDHQGRKALAIEVKNKELAENEAREILELTLDKTKLVKGISGQKLKVGIVARKVKGRKNLEDDGFLVWELEELIP
- a CDS encoding type II toxin-antitoxin system HicB family antitoxin — its product is MEETYRFSAVVHNEGKWYVSWCPELDIASQGETIEEAIENLKEAIELYLEDEDVKIPAARQVFTTTVEVSSHAKTSHALSS
- a CDS encoding type II toxin-antitoxin system HicA family toxin, yielding MPKLPTPSALEVIKALNSQGFQVISQKGNHIKMKKKAPDKILVVIVPDHPEIPSGTLKSIIRQAGMTDDEFVKLL
- a CDS encoding winged helix-turn-helix domain-containing protein — translated: MKLPCFETVISQMVKNIYRYKGCRYSELEAKLVDDFKAGCFFQQDDPDYKINEFKNEIYWVSKYLKMIRLIRDGSDGLISINPEGVRFLNTQVLEESKLEDLEQLIEIRTYLNTFELKLDPIVVSYRQLTQADKGKVDRTLSSFYCSKDPDIQDFVRHKMERFDDKSICRSYLILDRENSDDENFCILGFFALALKILTVDQNKLNRKQKRDMNLLREQEGIPSYFIAQLGKNDMFKYNFKGKYLLDEAVNIVYDCIGLLGGTIVWLEANKEADSVVKFYKNNKFIELQSEMQEDGVERIQMIKYLNRE
- a CDS encoding Fic family protein is translated as MFFNTRIIEQWSSGVRRMFKEAEALGLPEPEIVEVGMRVRFIVYLAESIAVLPESKEIKGILDIPEHQVSELGARTGTMLELRRHQVEVLKKCKNECSIVNLMELTERTDRSKFRKRILSPLLDAGFIEMTIPDKPQSSKQKYRLTDKGKAFLDKEAHEGIE
- a CDS encoding ATP-binding protein; protein product: MVNAVVHADYSQKGAPIRISFFDDRIEIENPGILLPGLTVEDMLQGVSKLRNRVIARVFRELDLIEQWGSGVSRMFKEAEVLGLPEPEIVEVGMRVRFIVYLAESIAVETTGLVTGEGKLQPELRPELRPELQPELRLESLLAAKVLVLLMKNDAGKAELASGLGHKTISGELKKQIKRLLELGFIEMTIPDKPRSSKQKYRLTAKGKAFLDKEAEGGEE
- a CDS encoding AlbA family DNA-binding domain-containing protein → MTHSIAELLSRPEGKTLEFKRDLSSPRNILKTLVAFANTAGTSGVFL
- a CDS encoding AlbA family DNA-binding domain-containing protein, which gives rise to MNFHSLIKSGESETLEFKEKFDDRTIESAVAFANAKGGMILIGVSGACQKEEK
- the pglX gene encoding BREX-1 system adenine-specific DNA-methyltransferase PglX, coding for MDKSAIIEFSNKVRDKLNAEVRSQAAYYGILPEEIHAVEEHADSVIINGKVFNSKIKNQRSQLVKQIKEKGYEQVMEEVTYAWFNRLVALKFMEMNGCLPDQIKVFTSTDPNKPEPDILTNALKLDFLNLNRDLVLDLKAENKDEELYKYLILKLCNYLNKIMPFLFEKIEDYTELLFPDKLLHTGSVLHGLNSIIPDEDWKEVEIIGWIYQDYIAPKKDKVFADLKKNIKISKENIPAVTQLFTPHWIVRYLVENSLGRLWMLNRPESSLVDRMEYYIKPEKQETDFLKINSPEEIKICDPACGSGHMLVYAFDLLYAIYEEEGYTPSEIPEMILTHNLFGIEIDKRAGELAGFALAMKARGKDRRFFNKQVHPNICMLENVAFEQGELNDYIETVGRELFTNAHRATLLQFAEADNFGSLIRPVAKDISDLLHLLESKNLSGNLSLLSTHQKVLKALKQADYLSPKYHVVVANPPYMGGKGMNNRLKTFAQDNYPDSKSDTFAMFIERNLDLAVKKGMVAMITMQSWMFLSSFEKLRENILSNDTILSMAHFGARAFDSIGGEVVSTTAFVLENAQHPDYKGSYLRLVDGNCEADKEAELKAKKSEPFCASAAAFQKIPGSPIAYWVSENVINVFTGNKCIEDFAELRQGIATGDNDRFLRFWNEINFSKIGFECEDRESFWFNEFDYAPYNKGGGYRKWYGNNEYVIRFSRVNYEILKQMGNHCPSEQFYFKAGATWSALSSSPLSLRLFPTGFIFSDKGQALFTNKYEHLIKIISFLNSNVCGNLLKCISPTLDYHSGYLRTLPLCIKDIPINDSLISLSKFDWDSYETSWDFTTLPILQPEYHHPTLAETYTKLRAHWQEITLETQRLEEENNRIFIEAYGLQDEMTPDLPLSEITLTCNPYYRYGNDKTEEELEALLLTDTVKEFISYAVGCMFGRYSPEKEGLILASQGEKLADFKEKVPGATFLPDEDNIIPILDDEYYMDDIVGRFKEFLKLTFGADTLSENLDFIAGALSKKNEAPEKVIRNYFLRDFYSDHVKMYKKRPIYWLFTSSEKGKAFNALVYMHRYDKTTLAKMRIDYLLDFESKLDAQRSLLEKEITENSKNSGKAESELAKLNKKINELVKYDELLKNKADQMIEIDLDDGVVENYKKFEGLVGKI